CCGCCGCCGGCGGGAGACGGTGATGGGGGTGATCACCGTCGGCCGGCACGGGCCTCGCCTCCTACGGGCCCGTGCCGGCCACCCCAACAGAAGGCATGGTGCCGCGACCGCGACGGCGAGGTGCCGCTGAGGTCCGGGCCAGCAGGCTTCTGCGAGCCCAGCAACGGAGAGGAGATGGTGATGTGGCAGCTGCCTACACCGGCAGAGCAGGAGCTGTGGAATGCCGTGGTGGCCGGGGTACGAGCGGCCAACCGGACGGACCACGGGCAGTTCCAGACTTCCGTCGGGCGCCTCCTGCGGCTGCCCCACGCGTGGGCGCACCAGGTACTCAGGGACACCGCAGGGCTGCTCGTCGAGGAGCTCGACCCGGACGGGCGGGACCAGTGGCCACGTCTGGAGGCGCAGGTCGACCACTTTGAGGTCTGGCTACCAAAAGTGGACAGGCAGTTGCTGACCGCGCTGCTCCCTGGTGGTCACCGACCGCCGGCCACCGAGGTACCCGGCGAGCCGGAGCACACTCAGCATCGACTACTGCTCATCGCCCTGCTGGCGGACGCCGCGCAGGTCAGCGTCGGAGCATTCGCTGACGTCGCCCTGGCCAACAACAGGCGGGCTGATGGAACTCTCGCCGGATCGGTCCCGCACTGCCGGATCGGGCGCTGATACCCGAGCAGCCACGTGGCGGGCCAGTGCTACGGCGGCAAATCGGTGATGATGTGTGCGTGAGCGAAGCCGCTGCCGCCACCGACCGCCCCCACCATCCGGCCCCAACGTCCCCGCCGCCGGGGCCACCGTCGCCCGGCCCGCGCACGCTGGGGCCGTGGCTGGTGGCCGGCGCGGTCAGCCTGACGCTGCTGTTGCTCGCCGGCCGCTACGGCTACCACCGCGACGAGCTGTACTTCCTGCTCTGCGGCCGGCACCTCGACTGGGGCTACGTCGACCAGGGTCCACTGGTCCCGGCGCTGGCCCGGCTGCTCGACACCATCGCGCCGGGCAACCTGGTGGTGCTGCGTACGCCATCGGCACTGCTGGCCGGCGCAGCGGTCCTGCTGGTCGCCGCCATCGCCCGGGAGTTGGGCGCCGGCCGGGGCGGGCAGACCTTCGCGGCGGTGCTCGCCGCGTTCGCCGGCATCGTGCTCGCCGGCGGTCACCTGCTCAGCACCACCACCGTCGACCTGCTGGCCTGGCTGGCCGCGACGCTGTGCGCGGTGCGGCTGCTGCGCACCGGCGACAGCCGGTGGGCACTCGGCATCGGGCTGGCGCTCGGCCTGGGCATGCTCAACAAGGTGCTGCCCGCGCTGCTGGCCGTGGGCCTGATCGCCGGGTTGGCCATCGCCGGGCCACGCCGGCTGCTGCGCGACCGGTGGGTGCTGGCCGCCGCCGTGCTCGCGGCGCTACTGGCCGCGCCGAACCTCATCTGGCAGGCGGCGCACGGTTTCCCACAGCTCGGCGTGGCCGCCTCGATCTCCGACGGTGACAGCTCCTACAGTGGCCGCCTCGACGCGCTCATCCTCCAGTTCGTCATCATCAGCCCGTACGCCGTGCCGATCTGGATCGCCGGCCTCGTCGCGCTGCTACGCCGGCCCCAGTGGCGGGCGTACCGGGCGGTGGGCTGGGCCTGGCTGGTCGTCGTCGGCATCGTCCTGCTCGCCGGCGGCAAGGGCTACTACGACGCGCCGCTGCTGCTGGTGCTCACCGCCGCCGGCGCGGTGGTCACCGCCGCATGGGCGTCGCGTGGCGCACTGAGGCTGCGCCGGGGCCTGCTCGCGCTGGGCGCGGTGCCGTTCCTCCTGCCCACCGTCGTGCTGCTGCTGCCGGTGCTGCCGGCCGACCGGCTGCCCGGTTTCGTGCTCGACGTCAACTATGACGCTGGCGAGACCATCGGGTGGCCGGCGTTCGCGGACTCGGTCGCCACCGTCCATCGTGGCCTGCCACCCGAGGAGCGTTCGCGGGCGGTCATCCTGACCGGCAACTACGGCGAGGCCGGAGCGCTGGCCCGCTACGGCCCGGCCCGTGACCTGCCCCGCGCGTACTCCGGGCACAACAACATGGTCGACTTCGGCCGGCCACCCGCCGACGCCGACGTGGTGATCGTCGTCGGCTGGGAGCGCCCCGACCCGCTCACCGCCTGGTTCGACGCATGCGTGCTCGGCGGACGGGTGGATCAGCGGGTCGAGGTGGACAACGACGAGAACGGTGGCCCGATCTACGTGTGCCGAGGGCTGCGGCGTCCGTGGGCGCAGATCTGGGACACCGAGGTACGCCACACCGGCTGACCGTGGTCAGCCGTCCTGCTCGCAGGAGAGCCAGTCGCGGACGCCGGCCAGGGCCTCGGGGCCGGAGTCGGCATCGACGTCGCGGGCGAGATCGGCGATCGTGACCCCAGCGAGGGCCTGGCACCGAGCGCTGGGGTGCCAGCAACGCCGAGGCGGCGGAGCAGGTGTACGTGACAGTCAAGACGGTGGAGGCCCACCTCACCGCATCTTCCGCAAGACCGGGGGGTCGTCGCGGGCCGGGCTGGCGGCGCTGCTGGTCTCCGGGGCAGTCAACCATCAACGGTCTGGCGAGGATCGGGGGTCCACCCCCCGGAGAACCCGATTTGTTTGGTGATGCCCACAATCAAACGGAGATGAAGGATAGGCGTCCCGTGGCGAGTGTCGGATATCTCGCCTTCTGCCTGCCAAAATCTGATATTTTGTCTCCCACCACCGGCCAAACCCGACAGGGCTGGCCGGCGGGCCGGAAGCCGCACTGGCTCAACCGGAGATGCGCAGGAAAGGCATCGTCGTGAGTCAATACATCATCACCATCGTGTCCGTGCAGGACGACGGTGAGGAGATCACCGGCCCGGTGGCGCAGACCGTCGTCCGTCTGGAGGTCAGAAACGGCCACCCGGTCGTGCGGGAGCTCACCGTCCGGGCGCCACAGAGCGCCGGCCTGACCGGCGAGCTGCCCTACGTCGACTTCGACGCCCTGCTGCGCGCCTTCATCCCGCCGCAGGACCGGGAGAAGATCCGCCCGGTCGGCGGCGCCCTGCCAACGGCCTCCCGCCCGGCCGTGACGGTCGGGCCGGTCCACGAGATCACCGCCGCGACCAGCACCGCCGTGCCCCGCCCGGCCCGCCGGGCCGGCGAACCGGACCGGCTCAGTCGGCTCAAGGCCGGGCGCGCCTACCGCCGGGCACCCGACCCGGCGGACCTGGAGGCGGTCTACGAGCAGGTCGGCACGATCAGCCGGGTGGCCGAGCACTTCGACGTCCCGGTGCACACCGCGCAGGGCTGGATCAGCCGGATGCGCCGCAAGCACGACACCGAGGTCAACGCCGGCTGACGCCGGGCTCGGCCGCCGGGTCGGGCACGTCGGCCAGCGCGTCCGCCACGGCAGGCGCCGCCCGGTCCACCCACAGCTCGATGCCGACCTCCGCCGTGTCGAATTCCCGCTCGAGTACGCACAGACCTGGCGCGGGTACGCACGCACCCGCCTCGGCCAACAGGGCGCCCAGGTAGGTGTCGACGACGTGCCGGTGACCGGATCGGGCTGCGGTCATCAACGGCACGGCCACCACCCCGGTGAGCGCGCCCGGGGCAGCACGTCGACGAAGAGCATCAGCAGGCCGCTGTAAGCCGCCTTGAACGTGGGGCTGGCCACCAGTAGCAGCCCTGGTCGGCGTACCGCCTCCAACACTTCGTCGAGGGTCTCCGGCCGGCTGCTCTGACCGACCAGCTCGGCCGTCAGCTCGGACAGGTCGATCATCGTCGGCGCGCCGACCGGGGTCGGGCAGTGGGTCAGCCGGGCATGCAGGGCCGCCGCGGTGGCCAGAGCGACGGTCCGCGTCCGGGAGTGCGGCTTCGGATTGCCGATCAGCACGGTCATCGGCCGTTCCGTGACGGATGGCGTCATCGGCCCACCGCCAGCTTCGGGGGCCGCGCGGCCTCGGCGTCGAGGAGACCGTCGTGCCGCAGGAGCGGCAGCACCCCCTCGCCGAACCAGCACGCCTCCTCCAGGTGCGGCTGTCCGGACAGGATCAGATGCTCGACCCCGGCGGCGTGGTATTCGCCGATCCGCTCCTGCTTCACCATGCACCACCTGGTCACCGACGGCCGGTCATGCGGGGCGCTCTTCGAGGAGCTGCGCATCCTCTACGCCGGGTCGCCCGCCGAGCTGCCCCCGATGCGCTGGCAGTACCCGCAGTTCGTGGCCTGGCAGGAGGATCGCCTGGCCGGCACCGAACTGGACCGGCAACGCGAGTTCTGGCGCGACCAGCTGACCGGGCTGCGGCTGCCGCGCCTGCCGTACCGCGAGCCGCCACCGGGAGCAGCCCCGGGCGTGCTGGCCCGGGATCTCGACGCCGTCGTCGCCGACGGACTGCGCGCCCTGGCCCGGCGACACCGCACGACGCTGTTCACCGTGGCCCTGGCTGTCTACTACGCCGTCCTGCACCGCGTCACCGGGCAGGGCGACCTCGCCGTCGCCTCGCTGTTCGCCAACCGGAGCCGGCCGGAGAGCCAACGCACCGTCGGCTTCTGCGCCAACATGGTCGTGCTGCGCACCCGGCTGCCGCCGTTCGCCACCTTCGCGGCCCTGGTACGGGCGACCCATGCGACGACCGCCGCCGCCTTCGCCAACCAGGAGCAGCCCTACCAGGCCGTGTCCACCGGCAGCGCCAACCTGGGCGGCCGGGTCGACGACGTGGTGTCCCAGATGATGGCCGAGCTGACGTACCGCGTGCGGGCCGGCGACACCGAGTTCGAGTTGCTCGTCCCGGAGGCGATCGGCAGCCGCTTCGGCACGGAGCTGGCGCTCGCCCCGCGCGGGGACGGGCTGCGGGTGGTGCTGTTCCACACGCCACGGCTGGCGCCGCCGGACGCCGTCCGGCTGCTCGACGGCTACGTCACCGTCGCGCGGGCCGTCGTGGCCAACCCCGCTGCGGCACTGTCGACGCTGCTGCGCCGTTAGCGGGGCGTACCGGCGATCAGCTCGGCGCCGCGCTCGCCGATCATGATGCTGGTCAATGCGGCGGGCGCGCGCAGCGGCACCGGAACGATGGAGGCGTCCACCACCCGCAGGTTGGCCACGCCGCGCACCCGGCACCGGCCGTCGACGACCGCGCCCGGGTCGTCCGCCGCGCCCATCCGCGCGCCGCCGACCAGGTTCAACCGGCTGTACGTGGTGGCGCGCAACATGTGGTCCAGCTGCTCGTCGTCGCCCACGACCGCGTCGTCGACGAGCGCGAACCGGGCGACGGTCTTGGTGAAGGCGGCCTGGTTGGCGATCTCCCACGCGTGCCGGTACGCGTCGCGCATCCGGGCGAGGTCACCGTCGGCGGAGTAGAAGCCGAGGTCGACCACGGGCGGGGCCGTCCCGCCGGCGCCGCGCACCGAGATCCGCCCCCGCGACGCCATCGCCATGTCGCCGATCATCACGGTGTTGACCTGGTCGGCGCCGATGATCCGGTCCAGACCCGCGCCGGCGCCACGGGAGGTGCTCATCCCGATGAACAGGCTCAGGTAGAACGCCTGGTCTGCCTCATGGCCCAGAATGCCGGCGAGCCGCGCGATGAGCTGGGTACGCGGCCAGTCGCCGCCCACCGTCTCCGGCTCGGGCACCACCAGGATGATCGCGCCGGGCTGGTCGATCACGTCGGCGCCCACGCCCGGCAGGTCGATCAGCGGCGTGATCCCGGCGGCGCGCAGCTCGTCGGCGGGGCCGATCCCCGAACGCAGCAGCAGGGCCGGGCTGTACGGAGAGCCGGCGCAGAGGATGACCTCGCCTGCGCCGATGGTCTCCCCCGCGACCTGCACGCCCACCGCCTGCCCGTCGGCCAGCAGCACGCGGTCGACCTCGGCGTCGCCCCGGACGACCAGATTGGACCGGGACCGGGCCGGGTCGAGGTGGGTGAGGGCGGTGGACATCCGCAGCCGGTCGTGCCGGTTCTGCGGATACATCCCGATGCCGACGGCGTCGGGGGCGTTCATGTCCTCCTGGTAGTCGTGGCCCAGGCCGAGCGCGGCCTGCAGGAAGCCGTCCATCGCCGGTGTCAGCTCACTGCGCGACCAGCGGGTGATCGGGACGGGACCGTCGGCGCCGTGGTAGTCGCGGTCGCCGAACTGCTGGTCGGCCTCCAGCCGGCGAAACGCCGGCAGCACCGCCGGCCAGTCCCACTCCGGCAGGCCGAGGGCACCCCACCCGACGAAGTCGGCGGCCGGGGCCCGCATGGCGCCCCGGTCGTTGATCTGCGTGGAGCCACCGACCACCCGGCCGCGCCGCAGCGGCGCGTCCCGCCCGGCGACGACGGTCGCCCGCAGGTCCCAGTCGAAGCCGTCCTCTGCCTCCACCGAGCCGGTGCGCAACGCCTCGGGCACGGCTGCTCCGACGAGGTCGGGGCCGGCCTCCAGCAGCAGCACGGACCGGGCCGCGTCCTCGCTCAGGCGGGCCGCCAGCACCGCGCCCGCCGCACCCGCGCCGACGATGACGTAGTCGTAGCGACGCATGGGCTCAGCGTAGCCGAACACACGACATGCCAGGACGCATCACATTTGCTATCCGGGTTTCTTCATTAGACTCTCGTGTATGAGTAGAGGTCCGGAAGTCATCCCCACCCTGCGCTACCGCGACGCTCCGGCCGCCATCCGGTGGCTGGTCGACGTCGTCGGTTTCCGCGCGGAGCTGGTCGTCCCCGGCCCGGACAACTCCATCAGTCACGCGCAGCTGACCTGGGGCAGCGGCATGGTCATGCTCGGTTCGCAGACGGACGGCAGCGACGGCCGGCTCGTTCTGGACACCGGGCCCGGCGCGACCTATGTGGTGCTCGACGACGTGGCAGCGCACTACGAGCGGGTCGTCGCCGCCGGCGCCGAGGTCGTGCAGAAGCTCCGCGACGAGGACTACGGCGGCCAGGGCTACTCGATCCGCGACGCCGAGGGCAACCTGTGGAGCTTCGGCTCCTACCGACCCGGGTCGTCCTGACCACCCCCGGCTGATCCCGCGCGCGGCCGGCGGGGTCAACCGTCCAGCAGCAGTCCGGCCAGCTCGG
The nucleotide sequence above comes from Micromonospora sp. NBC_00389. Encoded proteins:
- a CDS encoding NAD(P)H-dependent oxidoreductase, producing the protein MTVLIGNPKPHSRTRTVALATAAALHARLTHCPTPVGAPTMIDLSELTAELVGQSSRPETLDEVLEAVRRPGLLLVASPTFKAAYSGLLMLFVDVLPRARSPGWWPCR
- a CDS encoding condensation domain-containing protein, translated to MHHLVTDGRSCGALFEELRILYAGSPAELPPMRWQYPQFVAWQEDRLAGTELDRQREFWRDQLTGLRLPRLPYREPPPGAAPGVLARDLDAVVADGLRALARRHRTTLFTVALAVYYAVLHRVTGQGDLAVASLFANRSRPESQRTVGFCANMVVLRTRLPPFATFAALVRATHATTAAAFANQEQPYQAVSTGSANLGGRVDDVVSQMMAELTYRVRAGDTEFELLVPEAIGSRFGTELALAPRGDGLRVVLFHTPRLAPPDAVRLLDGYVTVARAVVANPAAALSTLLRR
- a CDS encoding VOC family protein, yielding MSRGPEVIPTLRYRDAPAAIRWLVDVVGFRAELVVPGPDNSISHAQLTWGSGMVMLGSQTDGSDGRLVLDTGPGATYVVLDDVAAHYERVVAAGAEVVQKLRDEDYGGQGYSIRDAEGNLWSFGSYRPGSS
- a CDS encoding GMC family oxidoreductase, producing the protein MRRYDYVIVGAGAAGAVLAARLSEDAARSVLLLEAGPDLVGAAVPEALRTGSVEAEDGFDWDLRATVVAGRDAPLRRGRVVGGSTQINDRGAMRAPAADFVGWGALGLPEWDWPAVLPAFRRLEADQQFGDRDYHGADGPVPITRWSRSELTPAMDGFLQAALGLGHDYQEDMNAPDAVGIGMYPQNRHDRLRMSTALTHLDPARSRSNLVVRGDAEVDRVLLADGQAVGVQVAGETIGAGEVILCAGSPYSPALLLRSGIGPADELRAAGITPLIDLPGVGADVIDQPGAIILVVPEPETVGGDWPRTQLIARLAGILGHEADQAFYLSLFIGMSTSRGAGAGLDRIIGADQVNTVMIGDMAMASRGRISVRGAGGTAPPVVDLGFYSADGDLARMRDAYRHAWEIANQAAFTKTVARFALVDDAVVGDDEQLDHMLRATTYSRLNLVGGARMGAADDPGAVVDGRCRVRGVANLRVVDASIVPVPLRAPAALTSIMIGERGAELIAGTPR
- a CDS encoding glycosyltransferase family 39 protein; translation: MSEAAAATDRPHHPAPTSPPPGPPSPGPRTLGPWLVAGAVSLTLLLLAGRYGYHRDELYFLLCGRHLDWGYVDQGPLVPALARLLDTIAPGNLVVLRTPSALLAGAAVLLVAAIARELGAGRGGQTFAAVLAAFAGIVLAGGHLLSTTTVDLLAWLAATLCAVRLLRTGDSRWALGIGLALGLGMLNKVLPALLAVGLIAGLAIAGPRRLLRDRWVLAAAVLAALLAAPNLIWQAAHGFPQLGVAASISDGDSSYSGRLDALILQFVIISPYAVPIWIAGLVALLRRPQWRAYRAVGWAWLVVVGIVLLAGGKGYYDAPLLLVLTAAGAVVTAAWASRGALRLRRGLLALGAVPFLLPTVVLLLPVLPADRLPGFVLDVNYDAGETIGWPAFADSVATVHRGLPPEERSRAVILTGNYGEAGALARYGPARDLPRAYSGHNNMVDFGRPPADADVVIVVGWERPDPLTAWFDACVLGGRVDQRVEVDNDENGGPIYVCRGLRRPWAQIWDTEVRHTG